From the Lolium rigidum isolate FL_2022 chromosome 2, APGP_CSIRO_Lrig_0.1, whole genome shotgun sequence genome, one window contains:
- the LOC124690288 gene encoding uncharacterized protein LOC124690288, translating into MAIKMLNLTTSSPGCERNWNIFKMVDAKRRSKLDVVRRDNLVYIQFNGRMIDKRKKLSYSSDVLLGEDASRAHDWICEGAYVDEEIDPVTGLSYNIIDEAMGATEAMEPRRSARVRELHEVEEFVPDADESDHEMDMDDDIEYESDDGGVMSTKDDKDEEDMAQP; encoded by the exons ATGGCCATCAAGATGCTGAACTTGACCACAAGTTCTCCTGGATGCGAAAGAAATTGGAACATTTTCAAAATG GTAGATGCAAAGAGGAGAAGTAAACTAGATGTGGTCCGTAGAGACAATCTGGTTTATATCCAGTTCAATGGAAGAATGATTGATAAAAGAAAGAAGCTCTCCTATTCTAGTGATGTTCTTCTTGGTGAAGATGCGTCGCGAGCTCATGATTGGATATGTGAAGGTGCATACGTAGATGAGGAGATTGATCCCGTTACGGGGCTGTCATACAACATCATTGATGAAGCAATGGGTGCTACTGAAGCTATGGAGCCTCGTAGGAGTGCAAGAGTGAGAGAACTCCATGAAGTTGAAGAGTTCGTTCCCGACGCAGATGAATCTGACCATGAGATGGACATGGACGACGACATAGAATATGAGTCCGATGATGGTGGTGTGATGTCAACCAAAGACGACAAAGATGAGGAGGATATGGCACAGCCTTGA
- the LOC124687657 gene encoding phosphoenolpyruvate carboxylase kinase 1-like, translated as MSAELNRDYEIGQEIGRGRFGVVRRCVSRSTGEPFAVKSVDRSSLADDLDRELAELEPKLAQLAGAGNPGAVQTHAAYEDDTWTHTVMDLCSGPDLLDWVRRRRGAPVPEPVAADIVAQVAQALALCHRRGVAHRDIKPDNIVLDDVEEDGEDVSPRARLADFGSAAWIGGGRRAEGLVGTPHYVAPEVVSGEDYGEKADVWSAGVVMYVLLSGGALPFGGETAKDVLSAVMRGSVRFPPRLFSGVSPAAKDLMRRMMCRDEWRRFSAEQVLRHPWIVSGGGSRAMEQPT; from the exons ATGAGTGCAGAGCTAAACAGGGACTACGAGATTGGGCAGGAGATCGGCCGCGGTCGGTTCGGCGTCGTCCGCCGCTGCGTCTCGCGCTCCACCGGCGAGCCCTTCGCCGTCAAGTCCGTGGACCGCTCCAGCCTGGCCGACGACCTCGACAGGGAGCTGGCGGAGCTGGAGCCGAAGCTAGCCCAGCTCGCCGGCGCGGGGAACCCGGGCGCCGTGCAGACGCACGCGGCGTACGAGGACGACACGTGGACGCACACGGTGATGGACCTCTGCTCCGGCCCTGACCTGCTCGACTgggtccggcgccgccgcggcgcgCCCGTGCCGGAGCCCGTCGCGGCCGACATCGTCGCGCAGGTGGCCCAGGCGCTCGCCCTCTGCCACCGGCGCGGGGTGGCCCACCGCGACATCAAGCCCGACAACATCGTCCTCGACGATGTCGAGGAGGACGGTGAGGATGTTTCGCCGCGCGCGCGCCTCGCGGACTTCGGGTCGGCGGCGTGGAtcggcggcggccgccgtgcGGAGGGGCTGGTGGGCACGCCCCACTACGTGGCGCCCGAGGTGGTGTCGGGCGAGGACTACGGCGAGAAGGCGGACGTGTGGAGCGCGGGCGTCGTGATGTACGTGCTGCTCTCCGGCGGCGCGCTCCCGTTCGGCGGCGAGACGGCCAAGGACGTGCTGTCGGCGGTGATGCGCGGCAGCGTCAGGTTCCCGCCGAGGTTGTTCTCCGGCGTGTCCCCGGCCGCCAAGGACCTGATGAGGCGCATGATGTGCCGCGACGAGTGGCGGCGCTTCTCCGCCGAGCAAGTTCTAC GCCACCCGTGGATCGTGAGCGGCGGAGGATCCCGAGCCATGGAGCAGCCGACCTGA